One Gossypium raimondii isolate GPD5lz chromosome 3, ASM2569854v1, whole genome shotgun sequence genomic window carries:
- the LOC105794997 gene encoding LOW QUALITY PROTEIN: helicase-like transcription factor CHR28 (The sequence of the model RefSeq protein was modified relative to this genomic sequence to represent the inferred CDS: inserted 2 bases in 1 codon), with product MFDYADHLRDFIVSVCRSCTFLNGWICSLTSRCSILVGFPFRNLLSPLAEENNXSSLTLMAATNPIDISSSDSELEIEDDEDKITSSSRPLPEWAVKHGTNSRGTGHARLSQTIPSPSQTQISNLNPSNVNNHAQIKIPRHEPNDNVKASTVVIALDDDPEYFTGNGNIGQPWTVISRIANGFGTDFEKLTSQQALKRTLPPSLQLSGPSSKPYILIDNVSSNLIRDSHGSSNLLAGPSFSNCQGYIGDHYSRGNSDEIMMYGNTSRILPPTLMHGKSVNHTQIAGPDGHAYRAGVSEERFSVNDERMVYQAALEDLNQPKVEATFPDGLLSVPLLRHQKIALDWMLQRETKSVYCMGGILADDQGLGKTISMIALIQMQKYLESKSKSEDPEKHKTVALNLDDDNDNDNYNDNNNDTDELEEVKQKGESDDSKSVPEVSTSARAVSKRRLSAGTLVVCPASILRQWARELEDKVPEESKLSVLIYHGGSRTKDPSEFAKYDVVLTTYSIITNEVPKQPIVDDDEIDEKIGERYGLSSEFSINKKRKRASHVGMKMKKGKKDIDSSTIDPSAGALAKPAWFRVILDEAQTIKNHRTQVARACCSLRAKRRWCLSGTPIQNAIDDLYSYFRFLKYEPYSVYTAFCHGIKGSIAKDYVKGYKKLQAILKVVMLRRTKASLIDGEPIIKLPPKSVLMSKVDFTAEERDFYTQLEADSRSQFKAYAAAGTVNQNYANILLMLLRLRQACDHPLLVKGFDSDSIRKSDSVGQVSVEMAKSLPREMLINLVNCLEASAICLVCKDPPDDPVVTMCCHVFCYQCVSEHLTGDDNTCPARGCKEQLGADIVFSRSTLRICIADGYNGSLVHPQFENSVILQDEYSSSKIKTVIEILKSKCLLKNSSLESQSAIGCSETSLSSEQTYKETDHSGIRVVKRTTVYSHSLADRPMKAIVFSQWTRMLDLVEHSLRNHSINYRRLDGTMSLAARDRNVKDFNNDPEVTVMLMSLKAGNLGLNMVAACHVILLDLWWNPTTEDQAIDRAHRIGQTRPVTVTRITIKDTVEDRILSLQEEKRKMVASAFGEDQSGSSATRLTVEDLRYLFMGD from the exons ATGTTTGACTATGCAGATCATCTTCGTGATTTCATTGTTTCAGTTTGTAGGAGTTGCACTTTCTTAAATGGATGGATTTGCAGCTTAACTTCAAGATGCTCAATCCTG GTTGGGTTTCCTTTCAGGAATCTGCTTTCTCCTTTGGCTGAGGAGAATAA TAGCTCCTTAACTCTAATGGCTGCTACAAATCCGATAGACATCAGTTCCTCTGATAGTGAGTTGGAGATAGAAGATGATGAAGACAAAATTACCTCATCTTCAAGGCCTCTTCCTGAATGGGCAGTTAAACATGGCACAAATTCAAGGGGTACTG GTCATGCTAGGCTGTCTCAAACGATTCCTTCTCCCAGTCAAACACAAATTTCTAATTTAAACCCTTCAAATGTAAATAACCATGCGCAGATAAAAATTCCGAGACATGAGCCCAATGACAATGTTAAAGCCTCAACTGTAGTTATTGCCCTAGATGATGATCCTGAATATTTTACTGGGAATGGGAATATTGGTCAGCCTTGGACTGTTATTTCTCGAATTGCTAATGGTTTTGGTACTGATTTTGAGAAACTGACATCTCAGCAAGCTTTAAAGAGGACTCTTCCTCCTTCTCTTCAACTATCTGGACCAAGTAGCAAAccctatattttaattgataatgtGAGCAGCAATCTGATTCGTGATTCTCACGGAAGCTCTAACCTTTTGGCTGGCCCTAGCTTTTCCAATTGCCAGGGATATATTGGAGATCATTACAGCAGGGGTAATAGTGATGAAATTATGATGTACGGAAACACTAGTAGGATCCTTCCTCCAACTTTGATGCATGGAAAGTCTGTTAATCATACACAGATTGCTGGTCCTGATGGCCATGCGTATCGTGCTGGAGTAAGTGAAGAAAGATTTTCTGTAAATGATGAGAGAATGGTTTACCAAGCAGCACTGGAG gacctcaaccaacCAAAAGTTGAAGCTACCTTTCCTGACGGTCTTTTGTCTGTTCCTCTTCTCAGACATCAG AAGATTGCATTAGATTGGATGCTTCAGAGAGAAACAAAAAGTGTGTATTGTATGGGTGGAATATTAGCTGATGACCAG GGCCTTGGTAAAACAATCTCGATGATTGCTCTTATACAAATGCAAAAGTATTTAGAGTCCAAGTCAAAATCAGAAGATCCAGAAAAGCACAAAACTGTGGCACTGAATTTGGATGATGacaatgataatgataattataacgataataataatgatactgATGAGTTGGAAGAAGTGAAGCAGAAGGGAGAATCTGATGATTCCAAGTCAGTTCCGGAAGTGAGTACTTCTGCCAGGGCAGTCAGCAAACGGAGGCTGTCGGCAGGGACATTGGTTGTGTGTCCAGCGAGTATTCTTCGACAGTGGGCCAGGGAGCTGGAAGATAAAGTTCCGGAGGAATCTAAACTTTCTGTCCTCATCTATCATGGGGGTAGTAGAACTAAGGATCCTTCTGAATTTGCCAAGTATGATGTAGTTCTTACTACATATTCAATTATAACCAATGAAGTTCCTAAACAACCtattgttgatgatgatgagatTGATGAAAAAATTGGGGAGAGATATGGATTATCTTCTGAATTTTCAATTAACAAGAAGAGGAAGAGAGCATCTCACGTTGGTATGAAGATGAAAAAGGGTAAGAAAGATATTGACAGCTCCACTATTGATCCTAGCGCTGGTGCACTAGCTAAACCAGCTTGGTTTAGGGTGATACTGGATGAAGcccaaacaataaaaaatcatcGAACACAAGTTGCTAGAGCCTGCTGCTCTCTTCGAGCTAAGCGTAGGTGGTGCTTATCTGGAACACCTATACAAAATGCTATCGATGATTTATACAGCTATTTCAGGTTCCTGAAATATGAACCATATTCAGTATATACAGCATTTTGCCATGGGATAAAAGGTTCTATAGCTAAAGACTATGTAAAAGGTTACAAGAAGCTGCAAGCTATTCTGAAGGTAGTAATGCTGCGACGCACAAAAG CATCCTTGATTGATGGGGAGCCGATAATTAAGTTGCCGCCAAAGTCAGTTCTCATGTCTAAAGTGGACTTTACAGCTGAGGAGCGGGATTTCTATACCCAGCTAGAAGCTGATTCACGTTCTCAATTTAAG GCATATGCAGCTGCTGGCACGGTGAACCAAAATTATGCAAATATTCTTTTGATGCTTTTGCGCCTTCGTCAGGCTTGTGACCACCCACTCCTTGTCAAAGGATTTGACTCCGACTCCATTCGAAAGTCTGACTCTGTTGGACAAGTTTCTGTGGAAATGGCAAAGTCACTTCCTAGAGAAATGCTGATTAATCTAGTGAACTGCTTGGAAGCTTCTGCCATATGTCTTGTATGCAAA GATCCACCTGATGACCCTGTTGTTACCATGTGTTGTCATGTTTTCTGCTACCAGTGCGTGTCGGAACATCTGACTGGTGATGATAATACATGCCCTGCACGTGGATGTAAAGAACAACTTGGCGCTGATATAGTTTTCTCTAGAAGTACTCTTAGGATCTGTATTGCGGATGGTTATAATGGTAGTCTTGTGCATCCTCAGTTTGAAAATTCAGTGATTTTACAGGATGAGTACAGTTCATCAAAAATCAAGACTGTCATTGAAATTCTGAAGTCAAAATGTTTATTAAAGAATTCAAGTCTGGAATCGCAGAGTGCTATTGGATGCAGTGAAACTTCTTTGTCCTCTGAGCAGACATATAAAGAAACTGACCATTCAGGCATTAGAGTTGTAAAGCGCACAACAGTTTATTCCCACTCACTAGCTGACCGACCGATGAAAGCAATTGTTTTCTCACAGTGGACTAGAATGTTAGACTTAGTGGAGCACTCACTACGTAATCATAGTATAAACTATAGGAGGCTTGATGGGACAATGTCTTTAGCTGCGCGAGACAGGAATGTCAAAGATTTCAATAATGACCCTGAG GTTACTGTGATGCTCATGTCGTTAAAAGCTGGAAACCTTGGTTTGAATATGGTTGCTGCATGTCATGTTATCCTTCTGGACCTTTGGTGGAATCCAACTACTGAAGACCAGGCTATTGATCGAGCACATAGAATTGGACAGACTCGTCCTGTTACTGTAACTCGAATCACCATTAAAGACACAGTCGAAGATAGAATATTATCTCTTCAG gaggagaaaagaaaaatggttgCTTCTGCTTTTGGTGAAGATCAAAGTGGGAGCTCTGCAACTCGATTAACCGTGGAAGATCTCAGATATCTATTTATGGGTGATTAG